Proteins co-encoded in one Corvus moneduloides isolate bCorMon1 chromosome 7, bCorMon1.pri, whole genome shotgun sequence genomic window:
- the GBX2 gene encoding homeobox protein GBX-2, with protein sequence MSAAFQPSLMMMQRPLGSSTAFSIDSLIGSPPPPAPGPFVYTGYPMFMPYRPVVLPPPPPPPPALPQGALQPALPPAHPHHHQLPSLPSGFCSSLAQGMALTSTLMATLPGTFPASPQHQEAARKFAPPGNFEKAEGIPPDGGGDDGKAFLGKDGALLPFPAADAVQASLAGALRGQGKEDAKAEEDAKGKEESFSMDSDLDYSSDDNIPGQAAHKEEDSGNALEENPQNPPNSTNTTSTGKNRRRRTAFTSEQLLELEKEFHCKKYLSLTERSQIAHALKLSEVQVKIWFQNRRAKWKRVKAGNANSKTGEPSRNPKIVVPIPVHVSRFAIRSQHQQLEQARP encoded by the exons ATGAGCGCGGCTTTCCAGCCCTCGCTGATGATGATGCAGCGCCCGCTGGGAAGCAGCACGGCCTTCAGCATCGACTCGCTGATCGGCagccccccgccgcccgcccccgggCCCTTCGTGTACACCGGGTACCCCATGTTCATGCCGTACCGGCCCGTggtgctgccgccgccgccgccgccgccgccggcgcTGCCGCAGGGCGCGCTGCAGCCCGCGCTGCCCCCCGCGCACCCGCACCACCACCAGCTGCCCAGCCTGCCCTCCGgcttctgctccagcctggcccagggCATGGCTCTCACCTCCACGCTCATGGCCACGCTGCCCGGCACCTTCCCCGCCTCTCCGCAGCACCAGGAGGCCGCCAGGAAGTTCGCGCCCCCGGGGAACTTCGAGAAAGCCGAGGGGATACCCCCGGACGGCGGCGGCGACGATGGCAAAGCCTTCCTGGGCAAGGACGGAGCCCTCCTGCCTTTCCCCGCCGCCGACGCCGTCCAGGCTTCCCTCG CCGGGGCTCTCCGGGGCCAGGGCAAGGAGGACGCCAAAGCAGAAGAGGACGCAAAAGGCAAGGAGGAAAGTTTCTCCATGGACAGCGATCTAGATTATAGTTCGGACGACAACATCCCCGGCCAGGCGGCTCACAAGGAAGAGGACTCTGGCAACGCGCTCgaggaaaacccccaaaacccccccaatTCCACCAACACCACATCCACGGGCAAAAACCGGCGGAGGCGAACAGCCTTCACCAgcgagcagctgctggagctggagaaggagttTCACTGCAAAAAGTACCTGTCCCTGACAGAGAGGTCCCAGATCGCCCACGCCCTCAAACTCAGCGAGGTGCAGGTGAAAATCTGGTTCCAGAACAGACGGGCGAAATGGAAACGGGTCAAGGCGGGCAACGCCAACTCCAAGACAGGGGAACCTTCCCGAAACCCTAAGATCGTGGTCCCCATCCCGGTGCACGTCAGCAGGTTTGCGATCAGGAgtcagcaccagcagctggagcaagCCCGACCCTGA